In Sulfuritortus calidifontis, the sequence CGAGTCAAGAAATTCCTGGGTGTAGACGCGATCTATGGTGCGCTTTTGGAATTTGACGGCATTCGCACCCGCCTCTACCGCCACATCGATCAACTGCTTCGCGATGGACAGATCGCCGTTATGATTAATCCCGATTTCAGCAATAACGAACAAGCTCATATATTTCCTCAGTCGTCATATGACCAATACCCAGTAGCTGTTCAACGAATGCCCTGACGAACCCTTCGCCACCGCGCCAGGGCAGAACAGCCGAAGCCATTTCCTTGACCCTGGGGTGCGCATCCTCAGGCGCAACCGACCAGCCCCCCTTGCTCATGAGCGGCAAGTCATTGAGATCGTTGCCCAGGAAAACCAAGCCGCGATAAGGGTCTTGCTGACCCAGATTGCGGGATGCCAAGTACTCATCCATGAATGCCAGTTTATCAGACACTCCATGCCGGCATTCCA encodes:
- a CDS encoding KdsC family phosphatase → MSAGADTWPQLAHIHTIAFDFDGVFTNNKVYVTQEGLELVRCDRGDGLGINFLQSCIRRGVLNAEVFILSKEPNPVVLARAKKLKLECRHGVSDKLAFMDEYLASRNLGQQDPYRGLVFLGNDLNDLPLMSKGGWSVAPEDAHPRVKEMASAVLPWRGGEGFVRAFVEQLLGIGHMTTEEIYELVRYC